Sequence from the Streptomyces peucetius genome:
CAGGTTGAGAATGAGGAAGAACGGCTTGTCGAACACCCACTGCCGGCCGTCGAGGTCGGCTGGTGTGCGGGTCTGGTACACGTTGCCGTCCACCGACCAGGTCACCTTGTTCGGTGACCAGTCGACGGCGAAGGTGTGGAAGGCGTCGGCGAAGGCCTGACCGCCGGGCAGCGTGTAGCCCGCGCCGATGCCGCCCGAGCCCGAGTAGCCGGGACCGTGCAGAGTGCCGTGGACGGTGGACGGCTCGAAGCCGACGTTCTCCATGACGTCGATCTCGCCGGAGGCGGGCCAGCCGACCTGCCCGATGTCGTTGCCGAGCATCCAGAACGCGGGCCACATGCCCTGGCCGCGCGGCACCTTCATCCTGGCCTCCACGTGCCCGTAGGTCGTGGTGAACCGGCCCGCGGTGTTCAGCCGCGCCGAGGTGTACTCACAACGGCCGTACCAGCACTGGTAGTTGCCGGGGTTCTCCCGGCGGGCCGTGATGACCAGATGGCCCTGTCCGTCGAGCGCGGCGTTGCGGTTGCCGGCCGTGTAGTACTGCCGCTCGTGGTTGTTGACGTTGTCGCCGGTCTCGATCTGCCATTTGCCGCCGTCGACGGCGGAGCCGGCCGGCCCGTCGAAGTCGTCGGAGAACGTCACGGCGGCCGCTTCGGCCGCCGGCTGCACGGCGTCGGGGGCGGTCTGCGGCCCGGGGGCGCCGTCGGCCACGCCGGTACCGAGAGCGGCGAGGGCCATTGCGGACACGGCGGCCGCAAGCAGGCGGCGGGGGAAGCGCGGGGAGTCCATGACTCTCCCTTCCGGAGTGTGGGGGGCGAGGAAGGGGCTCTGTCAGGGATATGACAGGTAGGTTAGTTCATCACGTGATTTAAGAAGTGAACTAACCCACTGTCAAGGGCTTGGTACGGACCTGTCTCCCTCCGGAGGTGAGGGACGGTGAGCGCAGGGCTCGTGAAAAGCGGCGCGCTTGCAATCAAATGCGTCTGCAACTATTGTCGACGCACGTAAGGTGCACTCGCAATTCTCTGAAAGGTCTTCCATGCCTCTCGCCCTGCTGGCTCTGGCGGTCGGTGCCTTCGGCATCGGCACCACCGAGTTCGTGATCATGGGGCTGCTGCCTGAGGTCGCGGCCGACTTCGGGGTGTCGATCCCCACCTCCGGTCTGCTGGTGACCGGCTACGCCCTCGGTGTGGTGGTCGGTGCCCCGCTGATGACCGCGCTGGGCACGAAGGTGTCCCGCAAGCGGATGCTGATGCTGCTGATGGGCCTGTTCGTGCTCGGCAACGTCGTGTCGGCCCTGGCGCCCGGCTTCGGCATGATGCTCACCGGCCGCATCGTGGCCTCACTGGCCCACGGCGCGTTCTTCGGCATCGGCTCAGTGGTGGCCGCGGACCTCGTCGCCCCCGACAAGAAGGCCGGGGCCATCGCGATGATGTTCACCGGTCTGACGGTCGCCAACGTCGTCGGTGTCCCCGGCGGCACCCTCATCGGCCAGTCCGTCGGCTGGCGCACCACCTTCATGATCGTCGCGCTGCTCGGCGTGATCGGCTTGGCCGGCATCGCGCGGCTAGTGCCCGACATGCCCAGGCCCCAGGGAGTAAGGCTGCGGGACGAGGTGGCCGCGTTCAAGAATGCCCAGGTACTGCTGGCGATGGCGATGACCGTCCTCGGCTTCGGCGGCGTGTTCGCCGCGATCACCTACATCGCCCCGATGATGACCGGGGTCGCCGGCTTCGCCGACACCTCCGTCACCTGGCTGCTGGTCCTCTTCGGTGCCGGCATGGTCGGCGGCAACCTGATCGGCGGCAAGTACGCCGACAAGCACCTGATGCCCCTGCTCTACATCACCCTGTCCGCTCTCGCCCTGGTCCTCGGCCTGTTCACGCTGACCGCGCACCACAAGGTCGCGGCCGCCGTCTCGATCGTGCTGATCGGTGCGCTCGGCTTCGCGACCGTGCCTCCACTGCAGAAGCGTGTCCTGGACCAGGCCCACGGCGCCCCGACCCTGGCCTCCGCCGTCAACATCGGAGCCTTCAACCTCGGCAACGCGCTGTCCGCGTGGCTCGGCGGCATGGTGATCGCGGCCGGGATGGGGCTGACCGCCCCCAACTGGGTCGGCGCCCTTCTCGCGGCGGCCGCCCTGGTGCTGGCCGTCCTGTCCGCCGCTCTCGAACGCCGCGAGGCCCGGCCCGGCAGCCGTGTCGTCACCGGCTCCACGGCCGCGGCGACCACGGCGGAGGCAGCGGCCCCCGCCACCGCGGCCCACCACTGACCCCCGCCACCCGGAACGCCCACCGGGATCCCGCGCCTCGGCACCGCCGCACCACCGATCGACCAGAACCCGCCCCCGGCACCGCCGGAACACCGCACCAGGAGAGACCCGTGAGCATCACCACCACCGTTCCTGAAGACTGAGCAGGCGTTAGTCCGTTCAGCCGCACACCCCGAACGGTCTTGGGCGCACTGGTCCCCGGCGTACTCGACCCCTGGGCGGCGACACGCATCGCGTGCGTGGTCCGATCCAAGGAGGCCAGTTCCCTCACGACCTGGCCAAGTGGGTACGGACAGAGGGCGACGGAGAGGCCCCAAACGTTCTCTCTGGAGGAGAGGGGGCTCCGCACGCTGGCTCCGTTCCCGGCGTCCCAGATCGCAAGATCACGTTAACCCGATCAGCCCAGGGCACCGCAAGCCCGCACCCGGACCATCACACGATCGAGCGGACTTGACCTTGTACGCACTCCCCGGTGAGCAGTTACCACCCCCGCCCCACTGACCGTCCACGACGCGGAAGCCCTGGTCGAGGGCGTCCGCGCCGCCGCCGCGGTCGCCGCGCTGGAGCGGGGCGCGGCCGCCTGAGCGGGCCCCGCGCACGGACCGCCGCATCCGCATCCGCATCCGCAGTCGCCGCCGTCGCCGCAGCATCCGCTGCCGCGACGGCGGCGGCCCGCGTGGCTCCGCCGCCGGGTCTCAGACCACGGCGCCCGACCGCTCCCGATCCCGCTCCTTCGCCTGCTTACCGCTCCGGGAGTCGCGTTCCTCCGGATACCGGGACTGGAGCAC
This genomic interval carries:
- a CDS encoding MFS transporter — encoded protein: MPLALLALAVGAFGIGTTEFVIMGLLPEVAADFGVSIPTSGLLVTGYALGVVVGAPLMTALGTKVSRKRMLMLLMGLFVLGNVVSALAPGFGMMLTGRIVASLAHGAFFGIGSVVAADLVAPDKKAGAIAMMFTGLTVANVVGVPGGTLIGQSVGWRTTFMIVALLGVIGLAGIARLVPDMPRPQGVRLRDEVAAFKNAQVLLAMAMTVLGFGGVFAAITYIAPMMTGVAGFADTSVTWLLVLFGAGMVGGNLIGGKYADKHLMPLLYITLSALALVLGLFTLTAHHKVAAAVSIVLIGALGFATVPPLQKRVLDQAHGAPTLASAVNIGAFNLGNALSAWLGGMVIAAGMGLTAPNWVGALLAAAALVLAVLSAALERREARPGSRVVTGSTAAATTAEAAAPATAAHH
- a CDS encoding ricin-type beta-trefoil lectin domain protein, with translation MDSPRFPRRLLAAAVSAMALAALGTGVADGAPGPQTAPDAVQPAAEAAAVTFSDDFDGPAGSAVDGGKWQIETGDNVNNHERQYYTAGNRNAALDGQGHLVITARRENPGNYQCWYGRCEYTSARLNTAGRFTTTYGHVEARMKVPRGQGMWPAFWMLGNDIGQVGWPASGEIDVMENVGFEPSTVHGTLHGPGYSGSGGIGAGYTLPGGQAFADAFHTFAVDWSPNKVTWSVDGNVYQTRTPADLDGRQWVFDKPFFLILNLAVGGYWPGDPDGSTVFPQQLVVDHVRVTTGDTPTTGGPITGTGGKCVDVAGANTANGTPVQLWDCNGTAAQRWSVGGDGTIKALGKCLDAASGGTADGTLVQLWDCNGSAAQRWDANAARDIVNPQANKCLDATGNSSANGTRLQLWTCAGTANQKWTVTR